One region of Cydia pomonella isolate Wapato2018A chromosome 9, ilCydPomo1, whole genome shotgun sequence genomic DNA includes:
- the LOC133521056 gene encoding secretory phospholipase A2 receptor-like, whose amino-acid sequence MLGLQLIVLVFCAMGIEAEYIYHRKAGGSLKHHKRPATWQEARMRCHLEGTVLASPLNTGLREVLEETSRNDYIFVGFHAIFSKGDFFSIEGLPIEKSALTFQPNNYKNKEDCVAMNSFGVMDVPCDDPLPYLCFKEGVPKTVENGPCGPIENGYKLNNKTGNCYKFHTTARTWSRAFMTCSVERAHLVVINSDLEAQVLTELVEEYPEDSMKDALVQEFIYVGVQDWGERGDWQTIHGQSLAKAGYSRFIHGKPNGSGGCLAMRHDDGLLNNVDCGSIHPFFCEKLPY is encoded by the exons ATGTTGGGATTACAATTAATTGTGCTTGTTTTTTGTGCAATGGGAATCG AGGCAGAGTACATTTACCACCGCAAGGCTGGCGGGTCACTGAAGCATCACAAGCGGCCCGCCACGTGGCAAGAGGCGAGGATGCGCTGCCATCttgaag GCACAGTTTTGGCGTCGCCGTTAAATACGGGCCTGCGGGAAGTACTGGAAGAAACAAGTCGTAACGATTATATATTTGTCGGTTTCCATGCCATATTCTCCAAGGGAGATTTCTTCTCCATCGAAG GACTACCTATTGAAAAATCAGCATTGACGTTTCAACCAAATAACTATAAGAATAAGGAGGACTGCGTTGCCATGAACAGCTTCGGAGTAATGGATGTTCCTTGCGATGATCCCTTGCCTTACTTGTGCTTTAAGGAAGGTGTTCCTAAGACGGTCGAAAATGGACCTTGCGGACCGATTGAAAATG GGTATAAGTTGAATAATAAAACTGGCAACTGTTACAAGTTTCACACAACAGCGCGCACTTGGTCGCGCGCCTTCATGACCTGTTCAGTGGAGCGGGCACATTTGGTGGTCATCAACAGTGACCTTGAGGCCCAGGTTCTGACGGAGCTGGTCGAGGAATACCCGGAGGACAGCATGAAGGACGCATTAGTCCAAGAGTTCATATACGTAGGTGTTCAGGACTGGGGCGAGCGTGGGGATTGGCAGACTATACACg GGCAGTCTCTGGCCAAAGCAGGGTACTCGCGGTTCATACACGGCAAGCCAAATGGCTCGGGCGGCTGTCTGGCCATGCGACACGATGACGGACTACTCAACAACGTTGACTGTGGCTCTATCCATCCTTTCTTCTGTGAGAAATTACCCTATTAG